The proteins below are encoded in one region of Engystomops pustulosus chromosome 8, aEngPut4.maternal, whole genome shotgun sequence:
- the TSN gene encoding translin, with product MSVIELFVSLQNGLSADQDVREEIRKVVQTLEQTARETLILLHSVHHETGLSSIPEKCLKVREDFKTVRTQLATLATKFPSDQYYRYHDQWRFVLQRLVFQAAFLVYLENEELVTRDAVAEILGIESNREKGFHLDIEDYLSGVLNLASELSRLAVNSVTAGDYARPLRIATFINELDFGFRLLNLKNDSLRKRYDGLKYDVKKIEEVVYDLSIRGLSKGQTVPSEEKP from the exons ATGTCGGTGATTGAGCTGTTTGTGTCCCTGCAGAATGGACTGAGCGCAGACCAGGACGTGCGAGAG GAGATCAGGAAGGTTGTGCAGACACTGGAGCAGACAGCGCGGGAAACCCTCATCCTTCTGCACAGCGTCCACCACGAGACCGGCCTGAGCAGCA TACCTGAAAAATGCCTGAAAGTCCGAGAAGACTTCAAAACGGTGCGAACGCAGCTCGCAACACTGGCCACCAAGTTCCCTTCGGATCAGTACTACAG GTACCACGATCAGTGGCGTTTCGTGCTGCAGCGTCTGGTCTTCCAGGCAGCGTTCCTGGTGTATCTGGAGAATGAGGAGCTGGTGACACGGGATGCAGTTGCAGAGATTTTGGGAA TTGAAAGTAACCGTGAGAAGGGATTCCACCTGGACATTGAAGACTATCTGTCCGGGGTGCTGAACCTGGCCAGCGAGCTG TCCAGGCTGGCGGTGAACAGCGTCACAGCGGGAGACTACGCTCGGCCTCTGCGGATCGCCACCTTCATTAATGAGTTGGATTTTGGGTTTAGACTTCTCAACCTTAAGAACGACTCTCTGAGGAAGCGCTACGATGGCCTGAAGTACGATGTGAAGAAGattgaggaggtggtgtatgacCTGTCCATCCGAGGACTCAGCAAGGGCCAGACTGTCCCCTCCGAGGAGAAGCCTTAG